One window of Populus nigra chromosome 5, ddPopNigr1.1, whole genome shotgun sequence genomic DNA carries:
- the LOC133693505 gene encoding scopoletin 8-hydroxylase — translation MAPSFLDGNSMFNFVVRDGNGVKGMVDFGLSEVPEQYVQPPEERIDKLNATVHDNPPIDLSKLDGPDHDQIVEEIARAAETLGFFQVMNHGVPVELLESLKDAANNFFGQPPEKKAVYRKGVSPSPSVRYGTSFVPDKEKALEWKDYISMRYTTDAEALEYWPQECKDVALEYLRTSIKMVRKVLEILIGKLGVTLDDSKIDGLIGLKLVNMNFYPTCPNPELTVGVGRHSDMGILTVLLQDDIGGLYVKMEEEMDGKRKGDWLEIPPVPGALVINVGDTLQILSNGRYKSAEHRVRTTRTKSRVSIPIFTIPKSTERIGPLPQVVERDGVARYREFIFEEYMNNFFSNAHDGKKSLDFAKNIWPA, via the exons ATGGCCCCAAGTTTTCTTGATGGAAACTCAATGTTCAATTTTGTTGTCAGAGATGGGAACGGTGTCAAGGGCATGGTGGATTTTGGTCTATCAGAGGTGCCGGAACAATATGTGCAACCACCAGAGGAAAGAATAGACAAGCTTAATGCTACCGTACATGACAACCCACCAATTGATTTGTCAAAGCTAGATGGACCCGACCATGACCAAATAGTGGAGGAAATTGCTAGGGCGGCAGAGACTCTTGGGTTTTTCCAAGTGATGAATCATGGTGTGCCTGTGGAGCTGCTCGAGTCACTTAAGGATGCTGCAAACAATTTCTTTGGCCAACCTCCTGAAAAGAAGGCTGTCTACCGTAAAGGTGTGAGCCCTAGCCCATCGGTGAGGTACGGTACAAGTTTTGTGCCTGATAAAGAGAAGGCATTAGAGTGGAAGGACTACATTAGCATGCGTTATACTACTGATGCTGAAGCTCTTGAATATTGGCCTCAGGAATGCAA GGATGTGGCGCTGGAGTACCTGAGGACATCAATAAAGATGGTGAGGAAAGTTCTGGAAATTCTGATCGGGAAGCTTGGAGTGACTTTGGATGATTCAAAGATTGATGGCCTAATTGGTTTAAAGCTGGTTAACATGAACTTTTATCCAACATGTCCTAATCCAGAGCTTACTGTTGGCGTGGGGCGCCACTCAGACATGGGCATACTTACTGTATTATTGCAAGATGACATTGGTGGTTTATATGTTAAAATGGAGGAAGAGATGGATGGCAAGAGAAAGGGAGATTGGTTGGAGATCCCTCCGGTCCCTGGTGCTTTGGTCATCAATGTTGGTGACACCTTACAG ATACTAAGCAATGGAAGATACAAAAGTGCTGAGCATAGAGTGCGTACTACAAGAACCAAGTCAAGAGTGTCCATCCCAATCTTCACGATCCCAAAATCAACGGAGAGGATTGGACCATTGCCTCAAGTAGTGGAGAGAGATGGAGTTGCTCGTTATCGGGAGTTCATCTTCGAAGAATACATGAACAACTTCTTCAGCAATGCTCATGATGGAAAGAAGtctcttgattttgcaaagAATATATGGCCTGCTTGA